A window of the Bradyrhizobium diazoefficiens genome harbors these coding sequences:
- a CDS encoding MarR family winged helix-turn-helix transcriptional regulator, protein MTASAVQTSFRKHTGNGTTPRIDADEIGLDALLGHAGYAVRRFQIWIFQDFIKTLGDVDIRPTQYSVLTVIGANPGLSQMAVAKRLGIERARLVHLLDSLEQRKLVKRIKSKSDRRAHALHLTGQGETALAKFKRLAAEHERHVEEKIGKANRERLLQILAGFT, encoded by the coding sequence GTGACAGCCAGCGCAGTCCAGACTTCTTTCCGCAAGCACACCGGCAACGGCACGACGCCGCGGATCGACGCGGACGAGATCGGCCTTGATGCGCTGCTCGGTCACGCCGGGTACGCGGTGCGGCGCTTCCAGATCTGGATTTTTCAGGATTTCATCAAGACGCTCGGCGACGTCGACATCCGGCCGACGCAATATTCGGTGCTGACGGTGATCGGCGCCAACCCCGGGCTTTCGCAGATGGCAGTGGCAAAACGCCTCGGGATAGAGCGGGCCCGTTTGGTGCATCTGCTCGACAGCCTCGAACAGCGCAAGCTGGTGAAGCGGATCAAGTCGAAATCGGACCGGCGCGCGCACGCGCTGCATCTCACGGGCCAGGGTGAGACGGCGCTGGCCAAATTCAAGCGGCTCGCCGCCGAGCACGAGCGGCATGTCGAGGAGAAGATCGGGAAGGCGAACCGGGAGCGGCTGCTCCAGATTCTCGCTGGCTTCACCTGA
- a CDS encoding GntR family transcriptional regulator, with translation MTLDDFPPGTLPAEPVVPRVDRASPSVQKVTRAEELRLQLADEIVRGTLAPGAPLDETDIARRFSVSRTPVREALRQLVASGLVESRAHRGAVVAQPSVERLTSMFEAMAELEALCAGLAAERMSAAERHGLEAIHEELRVLSYAGNPDRFHEVNERFHNAIYAGSQNGYIAEITLATRVRVQPFRRAQFRNLGRLAKSQAEHDRVVVAIMRGDKQGATAAMRAHIELVRGEYEIYAVSV, from the coding sequence ATGACGCTTGACGATTTTCCGCCCGGGACACTGCCGGCCGAGCCGGTGGTGCCGCGCGTCGACCGTGCCTCGCCATCGGTGCAGAAGGTCACGCGCGCCGAGGAACTGCGTCTCCAGCTTGCCGACGAGATCGTGCGTGGAACTCTCGCACCCGGCGCGCCGCTGGACGAGACCGACATCGCGCGGCGCTTCAGCGTTTCCCGCACGCCCGTGCGCGAAGCCTTGCGCCAGCTCGTCGCGAGCGGCCTCGTCGAATCGCGGGCCCATCGCGGTGCGGTGGTGGCGCAACCCTCGGTCGAGCGGCTGACAAGCATGTTCGAGGCGATGGCGGAGCTGGAGGCGCTGTGCGCCGGTCTTGCCGCCGAGCGCATGTCGGCTGCCGAGCGTCACGGTCTCGAAGCCATCCACGAAGAGCTGCGCGTGCTCAGCTACGCCGGCAATCCCGACCGCTTCCACGAGGTCAACGAGCGTTTCCACAACGCGATCTATGCGGGATCGCAGAACGGCTACATCGCCGAGATCACGCTGGCGACGCGGGTCCGCGTGCAGCCGTTCCGCCGCGCCCAGTTCCGCAATCTCGGCCGTCTCGCAAAATCGCAGGCCGAGCACGACCGCGTCGTCGTCGCCATCATGCGCGGCGACAAGCAGGGCGCTACGGCGGCGATGCGCGCGCATATCGAGCTGGTGCGCGGGGAGTATGAGATCTACGCGGTGTCGGTGTGA
- a CDS encoding dipeptide ABC transporter ATP-binding protein, translating into MTAQPLLDVQDLTVEFTTRRGIVKAVQHVNISVAKGETLAIVGESGSGKSVTSYAVMRILDRAGRIAEGSVMFSGIDVKAATEDQMRDLRGREVSMIFQNPRAALNPIRKVGDQIEDVLRTHVQQAQVTDRGEKAIEALEQVKIARPRERYHAYPFELSGGMCQRVVIALALACNPQLLIADEPTTGLDVTTQKAVMDLIVELTKRKAMSTILITHDLGLAAAYCDRVVVMEKGRVVETAKAADIFANPQHPYTKKLMRATPRLGVSLRDLLPEEEGAAFASPRVREEADAQSGAREKTPLLRIEKLVKEYPRQGATATLGKLFGRKPPVEPDVFRAVDGISFAIGHGESVGLVGESGCGKSTTSMMLMRLLDQTSGLIQFDGEDIGGIAPTSFARLPQRSRIQMVFQDPTDSLNPRFTAARAIVDPIMQLGGIRGRDGLRTRCEDLATMVGLPHNLLDRFPHQLSGGQKARVGIARAIALHPKLVILDEPTAALDVSVQAVVLNLLQDLKARLGMSYLFVSHDLNVVRLLCDRVIVMRTGRIVEEGCSEKVLSDPQDDYTKELLTAIPHPPLQVH; encoded by the coding sequence ATGACCGCCCAGCCACTGCTCGACGTCCAGGACCTCACGGTCGAATTCACCACCCGCCGCGGCATCGTCAAGGCCGTGCAGCACGTCAACATCTCCGTGGCCAAGGGCGAGACGCTTGCCATCGTCGGCGAGTCCGGCTCCGGCAAGTCGGTGACGTCTTACGCGGTGATGCGCATCCTCGACCGCGCCGGCAGGATCGCCGAGGGCTCGGTGATGTTTTCCGGCATCGACGTCAAGGCCGCGACCGAAGACCAGATGCGCGACCTGCGCGGCCGTGAAGTCTCGATGATCTTCCAGAACCCGCGCGCGGCGCTCAACCCGATCCGCAAGGTCGGCGACCAGATCGAGGACGTGCTGCGCACCCATGTGCAGCAGGCCCAGGTCACAGATCGCGGCGAGAAGGCGATCGAGGCGCTGGAGCAGGTCAAGATCGCCCGCCCGCGCGAGCGCTATCACGCCTATCCGTTCGAGCTGTCCGGCGGCATGTGCCAGCGCGTCGTCATCGCGCTCGCGCTCGCCTGCAATCCGCAATTGCTGATCGCGGACGAGCCGACCACCGGCCTCGACGTCACCACCCAGAAGGCGGTGATGGATCTGATCGTCGAGCTGACCAAGCGCAAGGCGATGTCGACCATCCTGATCACCCACGATCTTGGCCTCGCCGCTGCCTATTGCGACCGCGTCGTGGTGATGGAGAAGGGCCGGGTGGTCGAGACCGCCAAGGCCGCCGACATTTTTGCCAATCCGCAGCACCCCTACACCAAGAAGCTCATGCGCGCGACACCGCGGCTTGGTGTGTCGTTGCGGGATTTGCTGCCCGAAGAGGAGGGCGCTGCCTTCGCCTCTCCCCGCGTGCGGGAAGAGGCCGACGCGCAAAGCGGGGCGAGGGAGAAGACACCCCTCCTGCGCATCGAAAAGCTCGTCAAGGAATACCCCCGCCAGGGCGCCACCGCCACGCTCGGAAAACTGTTCGGCCGCAAGCCGCCTGTGGAGCCGGATGTGTTCCGTGCCGTCGACGGCATCAGCTTCGCGATCGGCCATGGCGAGAGCGTCGGCCTGGTCGGCGAATCCGGCTGCGGCAAATCGACCACGTCGATGATGCTGATGCGGCTCCTGGACCAGACCTCCGGCCTGATCCAGTTCGACGGCGAGGACATCGGCGGCATCGCGCCAACTTCGTTTGCCCGGCTGCCGCAGCGCAGCCGCATCCAGATGGTGTTCCAGGATCCGACCGACAGCCTCAACCCGCGCTTCACCGCCGCGCGCGCCATTGTCGATCCGATCATGCAGCTCGGCGGCATCAGGGGCCGCGACGGGCTCCGCACCCGCTGCGAGGACCTGGCCACCATGGTCGGCCTGCCGCACAATCTGCTCGATCGCTTCCCGCACCAGCTCTCCGGCGGCCAGAAGGCCCGCGTCGGCATCGCCCGCGCCATCGCGCTGCATCCAAAGCTCGTCATCCTGGACGAGCCGACGGCGGCGCTCGACGTCTCGGTGCAGGCTGTCGTCCTGAATCTGCTTCAGGACCTGAAGGCGCGGCTAGGTATGAGCTATCTGTTCGTCTCGCATGATTTGAATGTAGTGCGCTTGTTGTGCGATCGTGTCATTGTGATGCGGACGGGGCGGATCGTCGAAGAGGGCTGTTCCGAGAAGGTCTTGAGCGATCCGCAGGACGACTACACCAAGGAGCTGCTGACGGCGATCCCGCATCCGCCGTTGCAGGTACACTGA
- a CDS encoding MarR family winged helix-turn-helix transcriptional regulator, translated as MPPSTRSRQKPAPADVGPTLDLDRYVPAFITFIANKLSNSATARYQRQFGVNVTEWRIMSLLAIEPGIPASRICHVIGFDKGPVSRTLAGLEKRGHVSIRTDPNDGRTHSISLTAKGRATHDKVIVAAFERERRLLSCLSKDEREVLIDLLRRLHENLGAVTGGSGA; from the coding sequence ATGCCGCCTTCGACCAGATCCCGCCAAAAACCTGCGCCCGCCGACGTCGGGCCGACGCTCGATCTCGATCGTTACGTCCCGGCGTTCATCACCTTTATCGCCAACAAGCTCTCGAACAGCGCGACTGCGCGTTATCAACGGCAGTTCGGCGTCAACGTCACGGAATGGCGGATCATGTCGCTGCTGGCGATCGAGCCCGGCATCCCCGCCTCGCGCATCTGCCACGTCATCGGCTTCGACAAGGGCCCGGTGAGCCGCACGCTCGCCGGCCTCGAGAAGCGCGGGCATGTGTCGATCCGCACCGATCCGAACGACGGCCGGACTCATTCGATCTCGCTGACCGCGAAGGGCCGCGCCACCCATGACAAGGTGATCGTTGCTGCGTTCGAACGGGAGCGGCGCCTGCTGTCCTGTCTGAGCAAGGACGAGCGCGAGGTGCTGATCGACCTGCTGCGCCGGTTGCACGAAAATCTCGGCGCAGTGACCGGCGGCAGCGGGGCCTGA
- the atzF gene encoding allophanate hydrolase, translated as MGAELGAEQPETIAAIVAAHRAGTVTPAQTVARTYQRIRDHNDPAIFISLRDEKDAIADAEKLASKDAGSLPLYGVPVAVKDNIDALGFPTTAACPAFSYTPTHDSTAVERLRAAGAIIIGKTNLDQFATGLVGVRSPYGIPKNAIREDLIPGGSSSGSAVAVGAGLVPLSLGTDTAGSGRVPAMLNNIVGLKPSLGMISTAGLVPACRTLDCISVFALTVDDAALALSVMTGPDQADPFSRDRPLGTITPFPINLRLGVPRNGQLIFFGDKKAEAAYGEALKRWTALGAELVEFDLEPFYETARLLYEGPWVAERYLVIKNLLASAPDSIHPVTREITAAGARLTAAETFSALYRLQGLRKIAERTFANIDALVLPTAPTAYTTAQVMANPIELNSRLGTYTNFVNLLDLCGLAVPAAMRADGIPFGITLLAPTGRDAQLASIGRVFHADTKLTVGAKGVAQAPLAPLPANSGDEIPIAVVGAHLSGMALNGELKTLNATLIEATRTAPDYKLYALKTTPPKPGLLRVEAGTGAPIELEIWSLSSSAFGKFVNAIPAPMAIGTIRLADGRSVKGFLVEPEVLGEARDITAYGGWRAYMKEAATA; from the coding sequence ATGGGGGCTGAATTGGGGGCTGAGCAGCCTGAAACGATCGCCGCGATTGTGGCCGCGCATCGCGCTGGCACGGTCACGCCGGCGCAGACGGTCGCGCGGACCTATCAGCGCATCCGCGACCACAACGACCCCGCCATCTTCATCAGCCTGCGCGACGAGAAGGACGCGATCGCGGATGCAGAGAAGCTCGCCTCGAAGGATGCCGGCAGCCTGCCGCTCTACGGCGTGCCGGTCGCCGTGAAGGACAATATCGACGCGCTGGGCTTTCCGACCACGGCGGCCTGCCCGGCCTTCTCCTATACGCCCACGCACGACTCGACTGCGGTGGAGCGGCTGCGCGCGGCCGGCGCCATCATCATCGGAAAAACCAATCTCGACCAGTTCGCAACCGGCCTGGTCGGCGTGCGCTCGCCCTATGGCATTCCCAAAAATGCGATTCGTGAGGACCTCATTCCCGGCGGATCGAGCTCGGGCTCGGCTGTGGCGGTCGGCGCTGGCCTCGTGCCGCTATCGCTCGGCACCGACACGGCCGGCAGCGGGCGCGTGCCGGCGATGCTCAACAACATCGTCGGGCTGAAGCCGAGCCTCGGCATGATCTCGACCGCGGGCCTGGTTCCGGCCTGTCGCACGCTCGACTGCATCTCGGTGTTTGCGCTGACGGTGGATGATGCCGCGCTCGCGCTGTCGGTGATGACGGGGCCTGATCAGGCCGATCCGTTCTCACGCGACCGGCCGCTGGGCACGATCACGCCGTTCCCTATAAATCTGCGCTTGGGCGTGCCGCGCAACGGGCAGCTGATCTTTTTCGGCGACAAGAAGGCGGAGGCCGCTTACGGCGAAGCCTTGAAGCGCTGGACCGCACTCGGCGCCGAGCTGGTCGAGTTCGACCTCGAGCCTTTCTACGAGACGGCGCGGCTGCTCTATGAGGGGCCGTGGGTTGCCGAGCGCTATCTCGTGATCAAGAATCTGCTGGCCTCAGCGCCTGATTCGATTCATCCGGTGACGCGCGAGATCACCGCGGCGGGCGCACGGCTGACGGCGGCGGAGACCTTCTCTGCACTCTATCGCTTGCAGGGCCTGCGCAAGATCGCCGAGCGGACGTTTGCGAATATCGACGCATTGGTGCTACCGACGGCACCGACGGCCTATACGACCGCGCAGGTGATGGCCAATCCGATCGAGCTCAACAGCCGGCTCGGGACCTACACCAACTTTGTGAACTTGCTCGATCTCTGCGGTCTCGCCGTGCCGGCGGCGATGCGCGCGGACGGCATTCCGTTCGGCATCACGCTGCTGGCGCCGACGGGACGCGATGCGCAGCTCGCGAGCATCGGCCGCGTGTTCCATGCGGATACGAAGCTCACTGTCGGCGCCAAGGGTGTTGCGCAAGCACCGCTCGCGCCGCTTCCCGCAAACAGCGGCGACGAGATCCCGATCGCCGTGGTCGGCGCGCATCTCTCCGGCATGGCGCTGAACGGCGAGTTGAAGACGCTGAACGCAACGCTGATCGAGGCGACCAGGACCGCGCCGGACTACAAGCTCTACGCGCTGAAGACTACGCCGCCGAAGCCTGGCCTGCTGCGCGTCGAAGCCGGCACGGGTGCGCCGATCGAGCTGGAGATCTGGTCGCTGTCGTCATCGGCCTTCGGCAAGTTCGTCAACGCGATTCCCGCGCCGATGGCGATTGGCACGATCCGGCTTGCGGATGGCCGCAGCGTGAAGGGGTTTCTCGTCGAGCCGGAAGTGCTGGGCGAAGCGCGGGATATCACGGCGTATGGCGGCTGGCGCGCGTATATGAAGGAAGCCGCGACAGCATAG
- the hpxZ gene encoding oxalurate catabolism protein HpxZ, which produces MEIDLPDVIAEVKAAFERYEQALVSNDVAVLGELLRNDPRTLRYGIGENLYGYEAISGFRAGRSPVGLNRRTAKTVISSYGRDTAVASTLFYRDTAPGRVGRQMQTWIRFPEGWRVVAAHVSIIDESKET; this is translated from the coding sequence ATGGAGATCGATCTCCCCGACGTGATCGCGGAAGTCAAAGCCGCGTTCGAGCGCTATGAGCAGGCCCTCGTCAGCAATGACGTCGCCGTGCTCGGCGAGCTGCTTCGCAACGATCCCCGCACGCTGCGCTACGGCATCGGCGAGAACCTCTACGGCTATGAGGCGATCTCCGGCTTCCGCGCGGGCCGCTCGCCGGTCGGCCTCAACCGACGCACCGCCAAGACCGTGATTTCGAGTTATGGTCGCGACACGGCCGTTGCCTCCACTCTGTTCTATCGCGACACGGCTCCCGGCAGGGTCGGCCGGCAGATGCAGACCTGGATTCGCTTCCCGGAGGGCTGGCGCGTCGTCGCGGCCCATGTCAGCATCATCGACGAGTCGAAAGAGACCTGA
- a CDS encoding AtzE family amidohydrolase — protein MTTKPEMTASEIATAVAGGKMSALDATEAALARIKQHDGILNSFTDVTADRARAKARAIDADIAAEKTVGPLAGVPFAVKNLFDVAGLPTRAGSKINRDLAPAKRDATLIERMEAAGAVLVGALNMGEYAYDFTGENVHDGPSCNPHDTTRMTGGSSGGSGSAVGGALVPIALGSDTNGSIRVPSSFCGIFGLKPTYGRLSRARSFPFVASLDHLGPFARSVTDLALAYDAMQGPDADDAACTTRGLEPTLPLIANPVSDLRIAIAGGYFQKNVFPEAVEAIGRIAKALGATKVVDVPEAARARAAAYVITTTEGASLHLDRLRRRPNDFDPAVRDRLIAGAMVPAPLVDRAQKFRRWYRAQFAEIFKSVDVLIAPATPCTAPKLGQVNFNLDGVELPVRANIGIHTQPISFIGLPVVAVPVPLEPLPIGVQIIAAPWREDIALRVAYALEKMGVAAAPSPRGL, from the coding sequence ATGACCACCAAGCCAGAGATGACGGCCTCCGAGATTGCGACCGCGGTTGCGGGCGGCAAGATGTCGGCGCTCGATGCCACTGAAGCGGCGCTCGCGCGCATCAAGCAGCACGACGGCATTCTCAATTCCTTCACCGACGTCACCGCCGACCGCGCGCGTGCGAAGGCGCGCGCGATCGATGCCGATATCGCGGCCGAAAAGACCGTCGGCCCGCTCGCCGGCGTGCCTTTTGCCGTGAAGAACCTGTTCGACGTCGCGGGTCTGCCCACGCGGGCCGGCTCGAAGATCAACCGCGATCTTGCGCCCGCCAAGCGCGACGCCACGCTGATCGAGCGCATGGAAGCCGCCGGCGCCGTGTTGGTCGGTGCGCTCAACATGGGCGAATACGCCTACGACTTCACCGGCGAGAACGTCCATGACGGTCCCTCGTGCAACCCGCATGACACCACGCGCATGACCGGTGGCTCCTCCGGCGGCTCGGGGAGCGCCGTCGGCGGCGCGCTGGTGCCGATCGCGCTCGGCTCGGACACCAACGGTTCGATCCGCGTGCCGTCCTCGTTCTGCGGCATCTTCGGCCTGAAGCCGACCTATGGGCGGCTGTCGCGGGCGCGCTCGTTCCCGTTCGTGGCAAGCCTCGATCATCTCGGCCCGTTCGCCCGATCCGTCACCGATCTCGCGCTCGCCTATGACGCGATGCAGGGCCCGGATGCCGACGATGCCGCCTGCACCACGCGTGGCCTGGAACCGACGCTGCCGCTGATCGCCAATCCGGTTTCGGATTTGCGCATCGCAATCGCCGGGGGCTATTTTCAGAAGAACGTGTTTCCGGAAGCTGTCGAAGCCATCGGCCGTATCGCCAAGGCGCTTGGCGCGACGAAAGTGGTCGATGTGCCCGAAGCCGCGCGCGCCCGCGCAGCAGCCTACGTCATCACCACCACGGAAGGTGCCTCGCTGCATCTTGATCGCCTGCGCAGGCGCCCGAACGATTTCGATCCGGCCGTGCGCGACCGGCTGATCGCCGGCGCCATGGTGCCCGCGCCGCTGGTCGATCGCGCGCAAAAATTCCGCCGCTGGTATCGCGCGCAATTCGCAGAGATCTTCAAGTCCGTCGACGTGCTGATCGCACCGGCGACGCCCTGCACCGCGCCAAAACTCGGCCAGGTCAACTTCAACCTCGACGGCGTCGAGTTGCCGGTGCGCGCCAATATCGGCATCCACACCCAGCCGATCTCGTTCATCGGCTTGCCCGTGGTTGCCGTGCCGGTGCCGCTCGAGCCACTGCCGATCGGCGTGCAGATCATTGCTGCGCCCTGGCGCGAGGACATCGCGCTGCGCGTCGCCTACGCTTTGGAAAAGATGGGCGTTGCCGCCGCGCCGTCGCCAAGGGGACTTTAA
- a CDS encoding ABC transporter permease, giving the protein MSSVAPAVEPAGPARTSGLVAILDQTRYVLGENKVTGFSFALLIVILLAAVFGPYVVPYDPLASDTAAALKAPSAAHWFGTDQLGRDIFSRVVVATRLDTFIAVASVVLVFLMGGLAGIAAGYFGGWTDRIVGRIADTIMAFPLFVLAMGIVAALGNTVQNIILATAIVNFPLYARVARAEANVRRNAGFVQAARLSGNGEFRILLVHILPNIMPIMIVQMSLTMGYAILNAAGLSFIGLGVRPPTAEWGIMVAEGAGFMVSGEWWIALFPGLALMIAVFCFNLLGDGLRDIVDPQRRT; this is encoded by the coding sequence TTGCACCCGCCGTCGAACCCGCCGGTCCCGCGCGAACTTCGGGTCTGGTCGCGATCCTCGACCAGACCCGCTACGTTCTCGGCGAGAACAAGGTCACGGGCTTTTCCTTCGCCCTGCTGATCGTGATTCTGCTTGCCGCGGTCTTCGGCCCGTATGTCGTGCCGTACGATCCGCTCGCCTCGGACACGGCGGCGGCGCTGAAAGCACCGTCGGCCGCGCACTGGTTCGGCACCGATCAGCTCGGCCGCGACATCTTCAGCCGTGTCGTGGTGGCGACGCGGCTCGATACCTTCATCGCGGTCGCCTCCGTCGTGCTGGTGTTCCTGATGGGCGGGCTTGCCGGCATCGCGGCGGGCTATTTCGGCGGCTGGACCGACCGTATCGTCGGCCGCATCGCCGACACCATCATGGCGTTCCCGCTGTTCGTGCTGGCGATGGGCATCGTCGCGGCGCTCGGCAACACTGTGCAGAACATCATTCTGGCCACGGCCATCGTCAACTTCCCGCTCTATGCCCGCGTCGCGCGCGCCGAAGCCAACGTCCGCCGCAATGCCGGCTTTGTGCAAGCCGCGCGGCTGTCGGGCAACGGCGAATTCCGCATCCTGCTGGTGCATATCCTGCCGAACATCATGCCGATCATGATCGTGCAGATGTCGCTGACCATGGGTTACGCCATTTTGAATGCCGCCGGCCTGTCTTTCATCGGCCTCGGTGTCCGGCCGCCGACCGCCGAATGGGGCATCATGGTCGCGGAAGGGGCGGGCTTCATGGTCTCCGGTGAATGGTGGATCGCGCTGTTCCCCGGCCTCGCGCTGATGATCGCCGTGTTCTGCTTCAATCTCCTCGGCGACGGCCTGCGCGATATCGTCGATCCCCAGCGGAGGACGTGA
- a CDS encoding feruloyl-CoA synthase — MTSATRGDASSLFAMPKTVAEHRADGSIVLRSPEPLGDCARCIGDWLEHFARQTPDKIFLAERDSADTPWATVTYAGALRRVRAAATWILAQGLSVERPIVILSDNSIDHALLALAAQHVGVPTAAISPAYSLMSKDFDKLKSMIALLEPGAIYVSATKPFAAALAAIKPLHKAQIISGNAGDVDALAFRTVAATPETPDVATAFATVTPDTVAKFLFTSGSTGTPKAVINTQRMLTSSQQAKAQTWTFLEQGRGDLVILDWLPWSHTFGANHNFNLVLRNGGALYIDGGKPAPGLFATSLANLKSVMPTVYFNVPRGFDMLIAALRADEELRRRFFGEVKFAFYAGAALPQNLWDALAELSIETVGRALPMVSAWGSTETSPLATDCHFLAERSGNIGVPIPGTELKLVTSGDKLEVRVRGPNVTPGYWKAPELTRQAFDEEGFYLIGDAVKLADVGRPERGLFFDGRVAEDFKLNSGTWVSVGTLRVAGIAALAPLAQDIVVTGHGGDEVRFLVFPNIGACRAHSGLPEAAGVSDVLAHDKVRTAIVRGLSRLKQQGANSSGHATRALLLAEPPSVDGGEITDKGYINQRAVLTRRADAVARLNDDASGEWIGL, encoded by the coding sequence ATGACGTCAGCCACTCGCGGTGACGCTTCGAGCCTGTTCGCAATGCCAAAGACCGTCGCCGAGCATCGCGCCGACGGCAGTATCGTGCTGCGCTCGCCGGAGCCCTTGGGCGACTGCGCGCGCTGCATCGGCGACTGGCTGGAGCATTTTGCGCGGCAGACGCCAGACAAGATCTTCCTCGCCGAGCGTGACAGCGCCGATACGCCGTGGGCCACCGTGACCTACGCGGGTGCCCTACGGCGGGTACGCGCGGCGGCAACCTGGATTCTGGCGCAAGGGCTCAGCGTCGAGCGCCCCATTGTCATCCTCTCCGACAACAGTATCGATCATGCGTTGCTCGCGCTGGCCGCCCAGCACGTCGGCGTTCCCACGGCCGCGATATCGCCGGCCTATTCGCTGATGTCGAAGGATTTCGACAAGCTCAAGAGCATGATCGCGCTGCTGGAGCCGGGCGCGATCTATGTTTCCGCGACAAAGCCGTTTGCGGCGGCGCTGGCCGCGATCAAGCCGCTGCACAAGGCGCAGATCATCAGCGGAAATGCTGGCGACGTCGATGCGCTCGCCTTCCGCACCGTCGCGGCAACGCCCGAAACTCCCGATGTCGCAACGGCCTTTGCCACAGTCACGCCTGACACGGTCGCAAAATTCCTGTTCACCTCGGGCTCGACCGGCACGCCCAAGGCGGTCATCAACACCCAGCGCATGCTGACCTCGAGCCAGCAGGCCAAGGCGCAGACCTGGACCTTTCTGGAACAGGGGCGCGGCGATCTCGTCATCCTCGACTGGCTGCCCTGGAGCCACACCTTCGGCGCCAACCACAATTTCAATCTGGTGCTGCGCAACGGCGGCGCACTCTATATCGACGGCGGCAAGCCCGCGCCCGGACTGTTTGCGACGTCGCTTGCGAACCTGAAAAGCGTGATGCCGACGGTCTATTTCAACGTGCCGCGTGGCTTCGACATGCTGATTGCCGCGCTCCGTGCCGACGAGGAGCTGCGCCGGCGTTTCTTCGGCGAGGTGAAGTTTGCCTTCTATGCCGGCGCCGCGCTGCCGCAAAATCTGTGGGACGCACTCGCAGAGCTTTCGATCGAGACTGTCGGCCGTGCGCTGCCGATGGTCTCGGCCTGGGGCTCGACCGAGACTTCGCCGCTGGCGACCGACTGCCATTTCCTTGCTGAGCGTTCCGGCAATATCGGCGTGCCGATTCCCGGAACGGAGCTCAAGCTCGTTACCTCCGGCGACAAGCTGGAGGTGCGCGTGCGCGGCCCCAATGTCACGCCCGGCTACTGGAAGGCGCCCGAGCTGACCAGGCAGGCTTTTGATGAGGAAGGCTTTTATCTCATCGGCGATGCCGTGAAGCTTGCGGACGTCGGCCGGCCCGAGCGCGGCCTGTTCTTCGACGGCCGTGTTGCGGAGGATTTCAAGCTCAATTCCGGCACCTGGGTCAGCGTCGGCACCTTGCGTGTCGCGGGCATCGCAGCCCTTGCGCCTCTGGCGCAGGACATCGTCGTCACCGGTCACGGCGGCGACGAGGTGCGGTTTCTGGTGTTTCCGAACATCGGCGCCTGTCGCGCTCATTCCGGTCTGCCGGAGGCGGCAGGCGTCAGTGATGTGTTGGCCCATGACAAGGTCAGGACTGCCATCGTGCGGGGGCTCTCAAGACTGAAGCAGCAGGGGGCCAATTCCTCCGGCCACGCCACGCGCGCGCTGCTGCTCGCCGAGCCGCCGTCGGTCGATGGCGGCGAGATCACCGACAAGGGCTACATCAACCAGCGCGCGGTGTTGACGCGGCGCGCGGATGCCGTGGCGCGGTTGAATGATGACGCGTCGGGTGAGTGGATCGGGTTGTAG
- a CDS encoding DUF4089 domain-containing protein: MAEPLDDYIDAVSKALALPVKEAWRPAVRANLEVSLRLGRMVDEFVLPDETEPAPIFTV; the protein is encoded by the coding sequence ATGGCCGAGCCGCTGGACGATTATATCGACGCCGTATCGAAAGCGCTGGCGCTGCCGGTCAAGGAGGCCTGGCGGCCCGCGGTGCGCGCCAATCTCGAAGTGTCGCTGCGGCTTGGCCGCATGGTCGACGAATTCGTGCTGCCGGACGAGACCGAGCCGGCGCCGATCTTCACGGTCTGA